The Longimicrobium sp. region GACCCGCCTGAACGCTTACCGGCCAGCCGTCGGCTGACCGAAGGGGATGCGCTCGGGCATCTCGGCGGCGACGTAGGCCATGACGGCCATCGCGGCGACGGAGCGGGCCACGTCGCGCGGGTCGAGCTTGTCGGGGGTGTCGGCGGCGGTGTGGTGGTACCAGAAGTAGCGCGAGCCGTCTACATCCAGACCCATCCCGGGCACGCCTAGCGCCATGATGGGGCCGATGTCCGCCCCGCCGCCGCCACGCCCCACGCTGTCCGCGCCGATGGGGGCCAGGAGTCGGCCGATCGTCCGCACCGCCTCGAAGGCAGGATCGGTGGCGGTGATGCTGAAGCCGCGCGGCGCGAAGACGCCTTCGTCGGACTCGATGGCGAGGACGTGGTTCGGGAGCTCGGCGCGGTGGGCGTCGCGGTAAGCGTTGCCGCCGCGGGTGCCGTTCTCCTCGTTGGTCCACAGCACCACGCGCACGGTGCGGCGCGGGCGCAGGCCCAGCGCCTTCATCAGCCGCACCGCCTCCCACGCCGCCACGCACCCGCCGGCGTCGTCCATGGCGCCCGGGGTGATGTCCCACGAGTCGATGTGGCCGCCGATCACCACCACCTCCTCCGGACGCTCGCGCCCGCGGATCTCCGCCACCACGTTGCGCGAGGGGGCGTCCGGCAGCATCTGCGCGCCCATGCGCAGGCGGATGCGCGGGCGCTGGCCGCGCACCTGCATGCGGCGCAGCAACATGGCGTCTTCCATGGAGAGCGCCGCGCCCGGGATCTTTGGGATGCTGTCGTTGTAGCGCAGGCTGCCGGTGTGCGGCGTCTGCATCCCAAATGGACCGACCGACCGGATCAGCGCGGCCAGAGCGCCCACGCGCGCCGCCTCCACCACGCCGCGCCCTCGGTACTGCACGGTTTCGCGGTACTCAGTGAAGGGGATGTCGAAGAGCACGATCTTCCCTCGCGCCTCGGCGGCG contains the following coding sequences:
- a CDS encoding M28 family metallopeptidase codes for the protein MAGTPPRAQIDEDTIATPAPLRAMTLHRPLLALALLAAVPAAAQDASRYRAPADSLIRAATRDSAAWNRIAELVDGFGPRFSGTPQLERAIDWVVEQMKRDGLENVHTEPVMVPRWVRGQESATLLSPRSLELHMLGLGGSVGTPGIEAEVLVVGSFDELTRRAAEARGKIVLFDIPFTEYRETVQYRGRGVVEAARVGALAALIRSVGPFGMQTPHTGSLRYNDSIPKIPGAALSMEDAMLLRRMQVRGQRPRIRLRMGAQMLPDAPSRNVVAEIRGRERPEEVVVIGGHIDSWDITPGAMDDAGGCVAAWEAVRLMKALGLRPRRTVRVVLWTNEENGTRGGNAYRDAHRAELPNHVLAIESDEGVFAPRGFSITATDPAFEAVRTIGRLLAPIGADSVGRGGGGADIGPIMALGVPGMGLDVDGSRYFWYHHTAADTPDKLDPRDVARSVAAMAVMAYVAAEMPERIPFGQPTAGR